The following coding sequences are from one Streptomyces sp. NBC_01485 window:
- a CDS encoding ATP-binding protein codes for MSGRGLPCSPAEISSLFLFEKLSPEQLGRLCGEGRLERFEPGPVYTEGDPATCFYVMIEGTVVLYRRVGADDVEVSRTSQRGVYSGATAVRATATLRERVAKMRHKLAVIASGAYDPEALARLIEIQERTAELVAKAPVLSPLEASDREDALTDWLDDHDVPEGWRIAPTFVQAGLDTEWLEQVAAAVDEDTLPGAMGWLNYTVETELLMDEIGDSTNRISHLVDAAKQYSQLDRASYRVVDVHELLDSTLLMLSGKIGRIEVVRDYDRTLPPIPAYPAELNQVWTNLVDNAVFAVDSAGGEGTLTVRTAHEGDRLLVEFRDTGPGIPPDIRGRIFDPFFTTKPVGEGTGLGLDISWRIVVNKHHGGLQVESVPGDTRFQVLLPLTAPGPENAQDDPETAEEPV; via the coding sequence ATGAGCGGGCGGGGGCTGCCGTGCAGCCCGGCCGAGATCAGCTCGCTGTTCCTGTTCGAGAAGCTCTCCCCGGAGCAGCTCGGACGGCTGTGCGGTGAGGGGCGGTTGGAGCGGTTCGAGCCCGGTCCGGTGTACACCGAGGGCGATCCGGCGACCTGCTTCTACGTGATGATCGAGGGCACGGTCGTGCTGTACCGGCGGGTCGGCGCGGACGACGTCGAGGTCAGCCGCACCTCCCAGCGCGGGGTGTACTCCGGGGCCACGGCCGTGCGGGCCACGGCGACGCTGCGGGAGCGGGTGGCGAAGATGCGGCACAAGCTCGCCGTGATCGCCTCGGGCGCGTACGACCCGGAGGCGCTGGCCCGGCTGATCGAGATCCAGGAGCGCACGGCCGAACTGGTCGCCAAGGCACCGGTGTTGAGCCCGCTGGAGGCCTCCGACCGGGAGGACGCGCTCACCGACTGGCTGGACGACCACGACGTCCCGGAGGGCTGGCGGATCGCGCCGACGTTCGTCCAGGCCGGGCTGGACACGGAGTGGCTGGAGCAGGTCGCGGCGGCCGTGGACGAGGACACCCTGCCGGGCGCGATGGGATGGCTCAACTACACGGTGGAGACAGAGCTGTTGATGGACGAGATCGGCGACTCCACCAACCGCATCTCGCACCTCGTGGACGCCGCCAAGCAGTACTCGCAGCTCGACCGCGCCTCCTACCGGGTCGTCGACGTGCACGAACTCCTCGACAGCACGCTGCTGATGCTGTCCGGCAAGATCGGGCGCATCGAGGTCGTCAGGGACTACGACCGGACGCTCCCGCCGATCCCGGCCTACCCGGCCGAGCTCAACCAGGTGTGGACGAACCTCGTCGACAACGCCGTCTTCGCCGTCGACAGCGCGGGCGGCGAAGGCACGTTGACCGTGCGGACGGCTCACGAGGGCGACCGGCTGCTGGTGGAGTTCCGCGACACCGGGCCCGGGATCCCGCCGGACATCCGCGGCCGTATCTTCGACCCGTTCTTCACCACCAAGCCGGTCGGCGAGGGCACCGGGCTCGGCCTGGACATCTCCTGGCGGATCGTCGTCAACAAGCATCACGGCGGCCTGCAGGTCGAGTCCGTGCCGGGCGACACCCGCTTCCAGGTCCTGCTGCCGCTGACCGCCCCCGGCCCCGAGAACGCCCAGGACGACCCCGAGACCGCCGAGGAGCCCGTATGA
- a CDS encoding UBP-type zinc finger domain-containing protein, translating to MTDVAGIDLSVPPSGTGCVDCDAVGGWWFHLRRCATCGRVGCCDSSPGQHATAHHKATGHPVVRSFEPGEEWFWDYSTDELYESGPDLAPPAHHPADQPVPGPAGRVPADWARSLHR from the coding sequence ATGACCGACGTAGCCGGCATCGACCTGAGCGTCCCGCCCAGCGGCACGGGCTGCGTCGACTGCGACGCGGTCGGCGGCTGGTGGTTCCATCTGCGGCGCTGCGCGACCTGCGGCCGGGTCGGCTGCTGCGACTCCTCCCCCGGGCAGCACGCCACCGCGCACCACAAGGCGACCGGGCATCCCGTGGTGCGCAGTTTCGAGCCGGGCGAGGAGTGGTTCTGGGACTACTCCACCGACGAGCTGTACGAGTCCGGTCCCGACCTCGCCCCGCCGGCCCACCATCCCGCCGACCAGCCCGTACCGGGGCCGGCCGGGCGGGTACCGGCGGACTGGGCGCGGTCGCTGCACCGTTGA
- a CDS encoding M4 family metallopeptidase, with protein MRSAHIRSLALAVAVTTAATGLAGTAFAAPSAGETHATAATASQADRVVEAARTAAFAHASATGVGQGDELQAQDVLIDPEGARHVRFVRTHRGMPVLGGDLVVHLTQRLAYAGVTRAAGHDVDPATVKAGLTARQAEAKAAAVAEGDAESAELVVDARGGASALAYRIRVTGSDTTETGGSRTVVLDARTGKVRSNTPDSDEFLSPELLDTLRERGETLDPATGTVSQAAALSAAPPAARAPRRYPSTATGTGTGLFVGKIPLTTTRTARTSYLLKDPTHWNTETRDARNKELENFAGGRAFTSPTNKWGNGAVSSRASAAVDAQYGVTKTLDFYQKTFGRKGIANNGKGARAMVHFGNKVGNAFWDPACGCMLYGDGDGTMIKKPLVVLDVTGHELTHGVVDATARLEPTSVDADGNQYGEPGSLNESLADIFGSNVEFSANNPKNPPNYLIGERLGLDQKFLRRLDKPSLDVLEGTIDYWSPEAYNAEVHAGSGVSSHAYYLLAEGSGRKKIGTVAYDSPTFDGVPVKGIGRAKATAVFYRALTRYMVSSTDFHDARTATLKAAKDLYGATSTEYLTVDRAWAAVNVTAANTPAAGR; from the coding sequence GTGCGCAGCGCACACATACGCAGCCTGGCGCTCGCCGTCGCCGTGACGACGGCCGCCACGGGCCTGGCGGGCACGGCCTTCGCGGCCCCGTCCGCGGGGGAGACCCACGCCACGGCCGCGACCGCCTCGCAGGCCGACCGCGTCGTCGAGGCCGCCCGTACCGCCGCCTTCGCCCACGCCTCGGCGACCGGCGTCGGCCAGGGCGACGAACTCCAGGCCCAGGACGTCCTGATCGACCCGGAGGGCGCACGGCACGTCCGGTTCGTCCGCACCCACCGGGGGATGCCGGTCCTCGGCGGCGACCTCGTCGTCCACCTCACCCAGCGGCTCGCCTACGCGGGCGTGACCCGCGCCGCCGGCCACGACGTCGACCCCGCCACCGTCAAGGCCGGGCTGACCGCCCGCCAGGCCGAGGCGAAGGCCGCGGCCGTGGCCGAGGGCGACGCGGAGAGCGCCGAACTCGTGGTCGACGCCCGTGGCGGCGCGTCGGCGCTCGCCTACCGGATCCGGGTGACCGGCAGCGACACCACCGAGACCGGCGGCTCCCGCACGGTCGTCCTCGACGCCCGTACCGGCAAGGTGCGCAGCAACACGCCCGACAGCGACGAGTTCCTCTCGCCCGAACTGCTGGACACCCTGCGCGAGCGCGGCGAGACCCTCGACCCCGCCACCGGCACCGTCTCGCAGGCCGCGGCCCTGAGTGCGGCGCCGCCCGCGGCCCGCGCCCCCAGGCGCTACCCGTCGACGGCCACCGGGACCGGCACGGGCCTGTTCGTCGGCAAGATCCCGCTGACCACCACCCGCACCGCGCGGACCAGCTACCTGCTGAAGGACCCCACGCACTGGAACACCGAGACGCGTGACGCGCGGAACAAGGAACTGGAGAACTTCGCGGGCGGCCGGGCGTTCACCAGCCCCACCAACAAGTGGGGCAACGGCGCCGTCTCCAGCCGCGCCAGCGCCGCCGTCGACGCCCAGTACGGCGTCACCAAGACGCTGGACTTCTACCAGAAGACCTTCGGCCGCAAGGGCATCGCCAACAACGGCAAGGGCGCCCGCGCCATGGTCCACTTCGGCAACAAGGTGGGCAACGCGTTCTGGGACCCGGCCTGCGGCTGCATGCTCTACGGCGACGGCGACGGCACCATGATCAAGAAGCCCCTCGTCGTCCTCGACGTCACCGGCCACGAACTCACCCACGGCGTCGTCGACGCGACCGCCAGGCTGGAGCCCACGTCCGTCGACGCCGACGGCAACCAGTACGGCGAGCCGGGCTCCCTCAACGAGTCCCTCGCCGACATCTTCGGCTCCAACGTCGAGTTCAGCGCCAACAACCCCAAGAACCCGCCGAACTACCTGATCGGCGAGCGGCTGGGCCTCGACCAGAAGTTCCTGCGCCGCCTCGACAAGCCGTCCCTGGACGTCCTCGAAGGCACGATCGACTACTGGTCGCCGGAGGCGTACAACGCCGAGGTGCACGCCGGCTCCGGCGTCTCCTCGCACGCCTACTACCTCCTCGCCGAGGGCAGCGGCCGCAAGAAGATCGGCACCGTCGCCTACGACTCGCCGACCTTCGACGGGGTCCCGGTGAAGGGCATCGGCCGGGCGAAGGCGACCGCGGTCTTCTACCGCGCCCTGACCCGCTACATGGTCTCCTCGACCGACTTCCACGACGCCCGCACCGCGACGCTCAAGGCGGCCAAGGACCTCTACGGGGCGACCAGCACCGAGTACCTGACGGTGGACCGCGCCTGGGCCGCCGTCAACGTGACAGCCGCGAACACACCGGCCGCCGGCCGCTGA
- a CDS encoding polyprenyl synthetase family protein, giving the protein MTALDAAPREVAATPGSAVRDRTEASTAPATPPRALQVLARCRALVRPALMEAVGRSHPWVGEMAGYTFGWCGVGGAPAAGSGGKGVRQALAVLGAEAAGAPARAGVPAAVAVELVHAFSLLHDDIMDGDPTRRGRATVWKAYGTGPAVLAGDALFALAVETLAVQPPPAGATAVRLLSGALGDLVRGQADDLLFAARPWSGPERVRPAAYRAMAEGKTGALLGCAAALGAVLGGASPTAVAALDRAGRHLGVAFQVVDDMLGIWGDPSVTGKPVHADLRERKKTFPVLAALDSAAPAARRLAVLLERGGDPGAAAELVEAAGGRTAALVEAGRQVAAAESALAELPSAAPALSDLRCLVDFVVRRDL; this is encoded by the coding sequence ATGACGGCGCTCGACGCGGCCCCACGGGAAGTCGCCGCGACACCCGGCTCTGCGGTGCGCGACCGCACCGAAGCATCCACCGCCCCCGCCACGCCGCCCCGGGCGCTCCAAGTCCTCGCCCGCTGCCGTGCGTTGGTGCGGCCCGCGCTCATGGAGGCCGTCGGGCGGTCGCATCCCTGGGTGGGTGAGATGGCCGGGTACACCTTCGGCTGGTGCGGCGTCGGCGGGGCGCCCGCGGCCGGCTCCGGAGGCAAGGGCGTGCGGCAGGCCCTCGCGGTGCTCGGCGCCGAGGCGGCCGGCGCGCCCGCGCGGGCCGGGGTGCCCGCGGCGGTCGCGGTGGAACTCGTGCACGCCTTCTCCCTGCTCCACGACGACATCATGGACGGCGACCCGACCCGGCGCGGGCGCGCCACGGTGTGGAAGGCGTACGGCACGGGACCGGCGGTCCTGGCGGGCGACGCCCTGTTCGCCCTGGCGGTGGAGACGCTCGCGGTGCAGCCGCCCCCGGCCGGCGCCACTGCCGTGCGTCTGCTGTCCGGCGCGCTCGGGGACCTCGTGCGCGGGCAGGCCGACGACCTGCTGTTCGCCGCGCGGCCCTGGTCGGGGCCGGAGCGGGTGCGGCCGGCCGCCTACCGGGCGATGGCCGAGGGGAAGACCGGCGCGCTGCTGGGCTGTGCGGCGGCGCTGGGGGCCGTCCTGGGCGGGGCGTCCCCTACTGCGGTGGCCGCGCTGGACCGGGCCGGACGGCATCTGGGGGTCGCGTTCCAGGTGGTCGACGACATGCTGGGCATCTGGGGCGACCCCTCGGTCACCGGCAAACCCGTCCACGCTGATCTGCGGGAGCGGAAGAAGACGTTCCCCGTGCTGGCCGCCCTCGACTCGGCCGCCCCCGCCGCGCGCCGTCTGGCCGTGCTCCTGGAGCGGGGCGGCGATCCGGGGGCGGCGGCGGAGCTGGTCGAAGCGGCTGGGGGCCGTACGGCGGCGCTCGTCGAGGCGGGCCGGCAGGTCGCCGCCGCCGAGTCGGCGCTCGCGGAGCTGCCCTCGGCCGCCCCCGCCCTGAGCGACCTGCGCTGCCTGGTGGACTTCGTCGTGCGCCGGGATCTCTGA
- a CDS encoding threonine/serine dehydratase, whose translation MIGISEIEAAAERIAGHLVRTPTVPSPGLSTLLGVPVTTKLELLQRTGSFKARGATAKLLSLSEAERAAGVVAVSGGNHGIALAVMAAALDVKATVVMPRSAPARSVEIAAAAGASVRLTDTMGGAFSLVERLRDEGFTLVHPFDDPVVVAGQGTVGLELASDAGELTDVLVSVGGGGLIAGVAAALRARRPDVRIWGVETEGAQAMSEALTAGGPVQVELSSIVSTLSAPSVSQLTYDHVRALVGEVLVVSDREAVRGSLELAEHAKVWTEPAAGCLLPAARQVVERVGDGARVGLVVCGGNATVADMMTWVDRFGLR comes from the coding sequence TTGATCGGCATCTCGGAGATCGAAGCCGCTGCCGAGCGGATCGCCGGACATCTCGTCCGTACCCCGACCGTGCCGAGCCCGGGCCTGTCGACGCTGCTCGGTGTCCCCGTGACCACGAAGCTGGAACTCCTCCAGCGCACCGGTTCCTTCAAGGCGCGCGGGGCGACGGCGAAACTGCTGTCGTTGAGCGAGGCCGAGCGGGCGGCCGGGGTCGTGGCCGTGAGCGGCGGGAACCACGGGATCGCGCTCGCGGTCATGGCCGCCGCGCTGGATGTGAAGGCCACGGTCGTGATGCCGCGTTCGGCGCCCGCCCGTTCCGTCGAGATCGCGGCGGCGGCCGGTGCGTCGGTGCGGCTGACCGACACGATGGGCGGCGCGTTCTCGCTGGTGGAGCGGTTGCGGGACGAGGGCTTCACGCTGGTGCACCCGTTCGACGACCCGGTGGTCGTCGCCGGTCAGGGCACGGTCGGCCTGGAACTGGCCTCCGACGCCGGTGAGCTGACGGACGTGCTGGTGAGCGTCGGGGGCGGCGGTCTGATCGCCGGTGTCGCCGCCGCCCTGCGCGCCCGCCGCCCGGACGTGCGGATCTGGGGTGTGGAGACCGAGGGCGCGCAGGCGATGTCGGAGGCGTTGACGGCGGGCGGGCCGGTGCAGGTGGAGCTGTCGTCGATCGTCTCCACGCTCAGCGCGCCCAGCGTCTCGCAGTTGACGTACGACCATGTCCGCGCCCTGGTCGGCGAGGTGCTGGTGGTCTCCGACCGGGAGGCAGTGCGGGGCAGCCTGGAGCTGGCCGAGCACGCCAAGGTGTGGACCGAACCGGCGGCCGGCTGTCTGCTGCCCGCGGCCCGGCAGGTCGTGGAGCGGGTGGGGGACGGCGCGCGGGTGGGGCTGGTGGTCTGCGGGGGCAACGCGACGGTCGCGGACATGATGACCTGGGTGGACCGGTTCGGGCTGCGCTGA
- a CDS encoding serine/threonine protein kinase: MVKTHVSTHELVAGRYRLLDVVHQETNRVSWYGEYVEDTGAARPCLVTRIGLPPDQGEEKARQAADRVLGMSETMARLSPGRIAAVVDALEEEGSLWTVTEWIDGLPLGQLLAQKGTFSPAKAAAIGLELLDVLEVAHGEGITHGELSPGQVFVRARGPLVLTGFGLAGATLAPRVAAPAYASPEQARNDRIGPAADLWALGAILYTMVEGRPPYRDRDRPESTLKSVDRLPLRTPLRAGPLTGTLQGLLRKESRERLNRTVVRQALTRVLEDDPHGVLPAPKLKRACAAARQIGPHWSGRAMAAGTVLAVVTVAVAALAVTHQLSDADDTAAGSAQPRPSVSAAPPSEDAGDREPAPPAPSTPPTAPSSPSPSSSPDASPSAPPSASADALPAGYRVYRAPEGFSVALPAGWKRLETARGADQSFRVTFGAAGDPRTLAVTFSVSAGTDPVAVWRDDVEPNLKKDDGFRRLGAIEATTYQGYKAADMEWLFKADGTQVRTFGRGVLLGGHRSTSLRFTTPAADWDKSANQQALKTFLRTFRPGSAA, from the coding sequence ATGGTCAAGACGCACGTCTCCACGCACGAGTTGGTCGCCGGGAGGTACCGGCTGCTCGACGTCGTCCACCAGGAGACGAACCGCGTCAGCTGGTACGGCGAGTACGTGGAGGACACCGGGGCGGCGCGACCGTGCCTGGTCACCCGGATCGGGTTGCCCCCCGACCAGGGCGAGGAGAAGGCGCGGCAGGCCGCCGACCGGGTCCTGGGCATGTCGGAGACGATGGCGCGGCTGAGCCCGGGCCGGATCGCCGCGGTCGTCGACGCCCTGGAGGAGGAGGGTTCCCTGTGGACCGTCACCGAGTGGATCGACGGCCTGCCCCTGGGCCAACTCCTCGCGCAGAAGGGGACGTTCAGTCCGGCCAAGGCCGCCGCGATCGGGCTGGAGCTGCTCGACGTGCTGGAGGTCGCGCACGGTGAGGGCATCACCCACGGCGAGCTGAGCCCCGGCCAGGTCTTCGTGCGGGCCCGCGGTCCGCTCGTCCTCACCGGCTTCGGGCTGGCGGGCGCGACCCTCGCCCCGCGCGTGGCGGCCCCGGCGTACGCCTCTCCCGAGCAGGCCCGCAACGACCGGATCGGCCCGGCGGCCGACCTGTGGGCGCTGGGCGCGATCCTCTACACGATGGTCGAGGGCCGGCCGCCCTACCGGGACCGGGACCGGCCCGAGAGCACGCTGAAGAGCGTGGACCGGCTGCCGTTGCGCACCCCGCTGCGCGCGGGCCCGCTCACCGGGACCCTGCAGGGGCTGCTGCGCAAGGAATCCCGGGAGCGGCTGAACCGGACGGTCGTACGCCAAGCCCTCACCCGGGTGCTGGAGGACGACCCGCACGGCGTCCTGCCCGCCCCCAAGCTGAAGCGTGCCTGCGCCGCGGCCCGGCAGATCGGTCCGCACTGGAGCGGCCGGGCCATGGCGGCCGGGACGGTGCTGGCCGTCGTCACCGTGGCGGTCGCCGCCCTCGCCGTGACCCATCAGCTCTCCGACGCCGACGACACGGCGGCGGGCAGCGCGCAGCCCCGGCCGTCCGTGTCCGCCGCGCCGCCCAGCGAGGACGCCGGCGACAGAGAACCCGCGCCGCCGGCTCCGAGCACGCCCCCGACCGCGCCGAGCAGCCCGTCCCCCAGCTCGTCCCCGGACGCCTCCCCCTCCGCGCCGCCCTCGGCCTCCGCCGACGCCCTCCCGGCCGGCTACCGCGTCTACCGCGCGCCCGAGGGTTTCTCGGTCGCCCTGCCGGCCGGCTGGAAGCGGCTGGAGACCGCGCGTGGCGCCGACCAGTCGTTCCGCGTCACCTTCGGGGCGGCCGGCGACCCGCGCACCCTCGCGGTGACCTTCAGCGTGAGCGCCGGGACGGACCCGGTGGCCGTCTGGCGCGACGACGTCGAGCCCAACCTCAAGAAGGACGACGGTTTCCGGCGGCTGGGCGCCATCGAGGCGACGACGTACCAGGGGTACAAGGCCGCCGACATGGAGTGGCTCTTCAAGGCCGACGGCACGCAGGTGCGCACGTTCGGCCGGGGCGTGCTGCTCGGCGGGCACCGCAG